From Lewinellaceae bacterium:
CCTCCCAACTGGATGAGGCCGAACTGGGGCTGAATCTCCAGCTCTGGGATAACCGGGCGGGGCTCGACCTGACTTTGTACCGCTCCCGGGCTTCCCAGCAGAGCATCCTGGCGCCGGTGCCGCTCAGCTCGGGCTTCAGCTTTAAGCGTTTCAACACCGCCGAAATCCGAAATCAGGGGGTGGAGGCGGCTTTGTTGCTGAGCCCGGTGGCCCTGCCTGCTTTTGGTTGGGATGTCAACCTCAACTTTACCCTGAACCGCAATGAGGTGCTGAAGATCAGCGAGGGAGTAGACCGCGTTTCGCTGGGGCGCTTTGCCCCGGGCACGGAGTATGTCTGGGCGGAGGTGCAGGCCGTGGTGGGGCAGCCCTACGGAGTGATCCTGAACAACGATTATGTCTACAGTCCGGAGGGAGAGCCGGTCATCAACCCGGACGGAAGCTGGAAACAGACGGAAACCATCGTGCCGGTTGGCAACATTCAACCCAATTTCCTGCTGGGGCTCACCAATACCTTCACGTACAAAGGCCTGCAACTGGCCTTCCTGCTGGACGGCAAGTTCGGCCAGGAAGCCTACTGGGGCACCAAAGACTGGGCCGAGCGCCTGGGGCAGGATCCCGCCACCCTGGCCGGCAGAGACGCCACGCACGGCGGGCTGTCCTGGACGGACGCCAACGGCAACGAGCGGGACGACGGAGTGATCCTTCCCGGCGTCAAAGAGGTGTTCGACGCAGCGGGCAACGTGGTGGGCTACGAACCAAATGACATCGTCGTTTCCGCCAGGGAACGCTGGAGCGCTCAACCCCATGCAGCCAATGTACTAGACGGCTCTTTCTTCCGCCTGCGGGAGTTGTCGTTGAGCTATGCCCTTTCGGCGCGGCAGTTGGAGCGGTTGCCCTTCACCCGCCTTTCCATCTCCCTGATCGGGCGCAACCTTTTTTATGTGTATTCGGCCCTGCCCGGCAACTACAACCCCGAAGCGGTGGTCTCGAAACAGGATGAAAAGCAGGGGATCGAATTCGGGGCGCTGCCGGCGATCAGAAGTTATGGGGTGAGTTTGGGGGTGGGGTTTTAGAGGAGCTGAAGCAGGGCTGTATTGTTATATGGCTTTATTGCTCGATTGTTTTATTGCTATTAATAGTTGACGATACATGCATAAATATTGTTCCAAACCAATAATTCGAAGAATGCCTCCGTTCGCGTGCCCGTACGGGCGATGCGGCATAATTTGCCAGTCTCCAGACTGGCATAAACGATCAAATATGTTTACGTGGTCAACCACGAAATGAGTTGGCACAAACCATCAGATGAAACAAAAAATCCATACCCTAATCATTCTAATCCTACTGGCCTCGCCCGCCTGCGACCGCGGTTTCGAATCGCTGAACACCGACCCGGCCAACCCTTCGCAGACCACCGTCGACCGCCTCTTCGCGGGCTACCTGAGCCTGACGTTCTGGAACTACGACTACTGGGCGAACAACGCCAAAAACGGTTGGATGATCTGGACGCAGCAGATTTCTTCCACCAACAACCGGGGGCTGTCGGAATTCCGGCAATCGGACCAGGGGCGGGACAATATGTGGAGCTTTCTCTATCAGAATATCTTTCAAACCTACCGCGCCATCGAGCAGGAGATGAACAACCAGCCGGCGGAGACGCAGGCCCGCAGCCGCTACAAAATGGCGGCAGCCCGGATACTGCTCTATTTCTACGCGGCCAAGGTGAGCGACCTGTACGGCGATATTCCCTTTTCCGAGGCGGGCCTGGGGCTGTCGGCGGACAACCCCATCCTGCGCCCGAAATTCGATACCCAGGAGAACATCTACCTGGCGATGCTGGAAGGCCTGCGCAGCATCGACGCCCTCTACGCCACCGATGACCCCGGACAATTTGACTTTCAAAATACCGAAGACGAAATCGATATCTACTACTTCAACGACTGGTCAAAATGGCGGCGCTTCGCCAACTCCCTGCGCCTGCGGCTGGCCATGCGGCTGACGGAAGTGCGCCCCGGCCTGGCGGAGCAGCACGCCAAAGAAATACTGGGCGGCGCCTTGCCCCTCATCGAATCGGCGGCCGATCATGCGGAGTGGACGAAAGCCACGCCGGGCTATGAAAACATCGGCCTGAACGACGCCCACCGCTTCGACGAGGCGCAGGGCATCAAATCGCGCGCCAGCCGGCGGATGTGGAACCAACTGTCCGACGGCCTGGACGATGCCGACATCTTCGACATCCGCGCCCGGATTTTCTATTCCAGAAACGCTTTCAACCAGTGGGCGCCCATTCCCTCCTCTCCCCGGACACAGGAAGAGGAAAACATCCAGCCCGACCCTCTGTTCGACCCGGATATCCCCGCCCGGTACAGCATTCTTACCCCTCGTTTCATGGGGGGCCGCAGCACCCGCGAGCGCCACTTCCTCTCCTCCGAAACGGCTTTCCTGCGCGCCGAGGCCATCTGGCGCGGGTGGGTGGAGGGCGACGCCCGGGCCGCCTACGAAGAGGGCATCCGCCGGTCCGTCGACTGGTATGTCAAAGCCTGGAACGAGGTGGCGCCCAGCAATATGCAGTTGGCACTGCCCACCGAAGAGGAAATACAGGCGCTGCTCAACCACCCCAAAGTGCAATGGGAAGAGGCCCGTGGCCTGGAGCTGATCCTCGCCCAAAAGTGGGTAGACTTCATGCTGGACCCGCTGGAGGCCTACTCCGAATGGCGGCGGACGGGGTTTCCGGCGCTGGAGGAGACGGCCTCGGCTAATGGCGCGCCGATGGCGCCGCCGCGGCGGTTTGTTTTTCCGCAAAGCGAGGCGATTGACAATGCAGCGAATTATCAGGAAGCGGTGAGCAGGATGGGGGGGGATGAGGCGGATGGGAGGGTTTGGTGGGATGGGGGGTAGGGTGTCAGGGGGTTGTGTTTCAGAGAGCAGTGTGTCGGTATATCATAGGCAGCCAACTCATCCAGAGAGAAGTCATCGGAAAGGGCGCCGAATAATTACCAGTCTTTTTTCCTTAGTTAGCATTATGGCGAACTGCCTCCAAGCACCTTCCATCTAAAAAAAATCACATTAGACATTGTTGTTAAGCTGGGACTTGTTTAAATTGTGTCGCCATAGGCGATGGCGGTGTGGGATGAAACCCGTTTGAGTACGTCGGGCGGAGTGAACCGAAAACATTTGTAGCCAGATGAAAGCGTTCATTAATAGTGGTGAATGGAGGCGGCGGGGGCTAGTCTTTTAGCCCAAAGTGTGGCCTCCAAAGAAGCTCGTAGAGTAGATGGGATAGGTTAACACAAATAGGGGAAGGGGTTCTGTAATGTTTGAATACAAGTATAATTATATATTAAAATGATAAATTGCCGGAAACTCTAACAAAGATTAATGAATTTTTAAAATTGAATTACATGAAGGATTTATATCTAATAATCATATTAACATTGATGCCTAAATTATTTTTTAGCCAATGTAATTATCATGAATTTACAAGTCAATCTGAAATTGACAACTTTATAAATGATTACCCAAATTGCACTACTCTATCTAGGGTAGCAATTACGGGAATAGACATTGATAATTTGCAAGGGTTAATAAATTTGGACTCAATAACAGGTGATCTAACGATTTATGAAACTAGCCTAGAAAATTTAAGCGGATTAAATAACCTTAAATATGTTGGAGGTGTTTTGTCAATTGGCAATAACTCTGAATTGAGCAATCTAATTGGATTAGAGTCTATTAATGAAATTGACGATGACTTCATTGTCAGAAGCAATCCTGGATTACAAAATTTTGAAAGGTTAAATAGTTTAAACAGAATTAATGGCAACTTTCATGTAATTGAAAATAATTCTTTGCAAAATTTTGAAGGATTAAATAATTTAAACAGAATTAACGGGGTGGTGATAGTTGGCGAAAATTTAGTTCTTCAAAATTTTATTGGACTTGAAAGCCTAGAAGAAATAAGAGATGCAGTATCTATAGCAGGCAACCCTTCTTTAATTGATTTCTTTGGTTTTGAAAATCTCAACTCTGTAGGGGGCAACCTATTTATTACTAATAACGAATCATTACTTGACTTGAGAGGTTTAGAAACGTTGAGAAATGTCAACAACAACCCTGGCCCGTCAACTGGAGGTATTGGAATTATTGTAGCGGAAAATAATTCTATTCTAAATCTAAATGGTTTTCAAGGGCTGGACACTATCAATTATAATATCAATATTTCTAATAATCCTAGCCTGTTAAATTTAAATGGATTAGATAATGTCAAACACATTGACGGGACAATGTTGTTGCTTGCAAATGAAAACCTAACCGAATTAGCTGGATTAGAAAATCTTTATTCCATAACTGACGGAATAAGAATTTCAAGTAATACAAGTTTGCAAAACTTAGAAGGCTTAGGGAATCTTACTAAAATCTATGGAACAAATCCAGGGCTTATCGCAGGTTTTTATCTAAGTGAATCTCCTTTAATAACAAGTTTGAGTCCTTTAAATGGATTAGATACTGTAGGGGCAGGGATAACACTTTTATACAATACATCATTAAGCGAATGTAATATCCCAATTGTTTGCAATTACGTGGATCACTTTTTTCCTGGAGTAGGCGTATCAGGAAATGCATTTGGCTGCAACACAAAAGATGAAATTCGCGATGCTTGCGAAATTTCTGAATATTACATAAATGCAGACAATGAAACATTTAATATTTACCCTAATCCAGTGACAGAAAAACTTCACCTCAAATTAAATAAAAATTACTTTAATGTTTCAATTTGCAATCTTTTTGGCAATATAGTTTATGCAGAAAAGGGATTGATTGATTATGCAGAGATTGATTTTTCCAATTTCTCCTCCGGAATGTATTTTGTCGAAATGAAAATAGAAAACAGAAAATATATTTTTAAATGCATTAAACTTTAAGATATAGGAATATTGTTCCCTGCATGGAAGAAACGAAGACGTACTCAGTACTCTGTTGGACTGTTGCTGGAATTAAATAAGGGAGCTATTGTGCCACTATTGTATTTTCTTATCCGCTCCCTGGCAACCCGAACGTAATCCGGCTTCAACAACCGAGTCTTCCGGGAAGACCACTCCTGTGCTTTCTTTAACAACCCTTCTTCATCGATGTCAGGATGCTCAGCCAATATATAATCAACTGTTGCCAGTATCTCCAAAGCATAGGTAGACTCAAAGCCTTCAATTAAGCGGATCAGGTTTTGCAGACGGGCATGTTGCTCTGTGCCGAGGTTCTTTTTAAGGAATTTTTCAACCTCTTCATAATGGCTGTAATTGAGCTGAAGGGCTTCAAAGGGCCGGACATTTTGCTGCTCCAGGCCATGCAGGTAAACGTTGTTGAGATAGTACAGGACATGCTGCACCTGAGGGGAGTAAGGGCCATAGAAGTGGGGAACAAATTTTAACCTTAGCGGTTCTCCCATACGCTGCAGGAAATAAGCCAGTTTGTTGGCTACGAAAAGGCTGGCGGCTTCCCCCTGGCGTTCATATTGAAAGAGGGCGTACAGCAGCATGGCGCGGGCAGGGGTCAGCTTCGCCGCTTTGGCTTTGGTGCTTTGCCGAAGTTCTTGCTTGATATTCGGGTGGGGCTCATATACAATGATTTCTGCTGGACTGTCCGAGAGGTATTGCTCGATTAGCCCTCTGACTTTTTTCCATTGAAGCCCTCCATTTCCGCAACCGAGCGGTGGAATGGCAACACTTTGTATGGCATGTTGCTGTATGGCTTCCACCAATGCTTTGAGCCCATCTTCAATATAGCGATAACTGCTTTTTAGCCACCATTTGGTTTTGGTTGGAAAGTTAATGATGATTTTCTCCCCCAAAGCATTGCGCTCCCGGGTGATCAGCAATTTACCAGGTTCCAGTTCGCCCGCATCACAGGCTTTCTTATACAGCCGGAAATTCTCGGGATAAGCCTCCTTGAATTGCAGTGCAATACCCTTGCCCATCACCCCCATGGTGTTGACCGTGTTGACCAGCGCCTGTGCTTCTGAAGTAAGCAAATTGCCTTGGGTATACCGGATCATGCGTATCGCTTAATAGTAGAATTTTCCCTGTGGATTGATGTAAACTTCGACATTTCTGTCCACTTCTGCAATAATTTCTTGCACATATACGACGCTGGATTCGTCGTAGACCACAATACGATCGATACATTCCGGGGGCACATGGTGTCGTACCAGGAACTCCGCCTGCTTGCGCCGCTGCCGGTCCGGGTCTTCTTCCGTATTGTGCCAGTACTGTTCCCATCTGAGGTTCCAGTCCACCTTGTCAAAATCAGCACGCTGGGTATAGAAAGAGGTCAGAAAGTTTTTGGCATGCCCGTCTGTGAACGCCCACTCTGCTCCGTTTTCATCCAGACAGTCCACCCGGCAGCAAAGGTAGAGTATTTCCGATTGGGGGAGCTGGGGGATGCCGCGGTGCCCGGTCTTGATGTTGAACAGCATGGGGGACCGCGGACAAAAATAGAAGGCTACATACGCTCCGATGTTTCCTGCTCCTTCAATGGGAAGGGCAAAGGTTTCCCGCTGCTGCGTCAGAAGGTTGTCTCCGATGAAAATATAGTTTGGATCACGATCAGGATGAGTGCCGGAAAACATACCATGCTCAAGGAGGTACTTCAGGTTGTCCTGGTGGACGATTCGGAAAACCCAAATTGGATTGGGGATATTGCCTGGCATTGTTTTATTTTTGTCTATCCGTATATTCTACTACCTTGTGGTTTCAAAGTATTTCCTTATCAGATTAATGTCATTGAACAACGTGTCTTTGTTTATCAATTTAAATTCCTTTTAACGCTCATAATGATCACCACATTTCTTAATCTTTCGTCCGCTCCCACAGTAACAAAGGCCATTAGGCCTCAACTTTCTGCCTTTGATCCTGGCAAGCATTACTTCACAAATTCTATAGATTTGAGCAATGCCCAAGATGTCCTGATAGGCTTCAATTACACCTTGTGCTCCATGGGAGTAGTCCCCCTGCAAATAGGCCCCGTTGATCTCGAAATAAGAGTTGTTCTGAAGGAAAGGCAACAGGATCATTTCAAAGAAAACGGATAATGACCGGATGGTTTTTTTAAGGAGGATATCTTCCTTTCCCTGAGTCGTAAAACAAATAGCCCCTGAATCATGATAAATATGCCGATCTGCTTTTCTTGGAATTCTTTCCCCTACTTCTTTAACCAGGGGAAACCTTCTAGGAAAAACAGATACATCTACTTCTAACTCGTAAAAATCATTATGCCCGGCATCGACCCTTCCAAAGAACAAACTTCGGCTGAGGTCATAAGTAAGTTCCGGATAATGGTCGAGCACCTCCTGTATTTGCTTGTCATCCATGATAAGGCTTGTGTACTATGCCCGAGCCTGCAATCATTCCACTCAATTCCTCACTCTTGGTTCGTTCATCCTTGTCTTCACCCCAGGGGAACCGATCTCCAAATTGCTCCCTTATGTGCTCACTTGCTTTCTTAAAATTGGGTTCCTCATCTGCTTTTTGGCAGGCTTCCGAAAGGGCAGACAAGCAGTCCAAAAAGTTATTTTTCCGGGTCTCGGGGTATTCTTCGAACAGGTTTTCTCCCACCGGGGTAGTTGGACGAATACATCGAAATCCGCCAGGGAGGTGAAGGCTGCTGCTCATGGCATCGATGCAGTATCGGAAGGCCTCGTCATCGTTATCGCAAGGAACATAATATTCGACGGCTAGTATTGTCAGTTCAAAACCACTAGCCAATTTGAGGTTGGAGTATTTGTTCTCCTGGTAGTTTTTCCAGGCTTTGAGGTACCGGACGATTCTAACCAATTGTGCTTTGCCATCGGCTTCCTTTAGAAACCATTCGGTGAACTGCTTCGGATCGCTTTCTATCCATCCTTTACTCCGGTGTGCCAACTCTGGTATTTTACTATTCTTATAGTAGATGGGGAGGTCAATATGGTGGCCATCGGCAAAAACGACCCGGATGCAGGTTGTTTTTCGGATGGTATCCTGGTTGGTATGATTATCTACCGATTCATATATCCAATCATGCCAAGTGGCTATCCCTTTTCGGTTATCTTCTCCCTCTTCCAGGAAATATACTCCGTAATCAAGATCATACTTCAGTAACCGATTACCATTGTCATCGTGTTCCGGAATTGGGTTTACGGTGGTATTCATTTCAAAAGACCCCTGACCATAAAACTTCGGTTGAATTTCCTGGGGCTTGTTGTCCTTAAACCAGGTGCGGATCTTCCTTTTGATCTCCTGCCGGCTCCCTTTTAGATCCTCCTTTCGTTTTGAGGTCAATTTGATCTCTGAATTGAACGCGTTTCCTGCCGATATTCATGCCGAAAGAAACAACTGACTTTCAGTTTCGACCCGGTTTGAAAAACTTCAACCGCGCATTGTTTCCGTTCTTGCGAAGTAGTAATGGGATTAGAATACTTGATGTGGCCTTCATACCTGCCCGACAAATCAGGCACCCAGTATAGCCAGGAAAATGGCTTGTACTTCCATAAGTATCGGTCGATAAGAAGGAAAAGCCCGGTGATTATGGCAGTAACGGAAAGGCTCAAACCAAAGTTGCTGGACAAAAACTGGTTGGCCAGGTACAGTCCAATAGCCAGGAAAATAACAAAGGAGAGTAATGCTCCTGGTTTAATGTATCGAAAATGGGTATTCTTCATCTATCAGCGGCTGTTTTGATCAAAATGTTTTATGCTTTCAATCAAAAAGTTTGCCACGCGCCATAATAAAATGGAATAGTGTCATTTTGACAGAAAAATGACAGAATTGTGAGCTTTTGTGTCAACTCAAATTAAGTTTGATACAAACTGAAGAGAAAAAGTAGCAGAGCCTGTCGAAATTGCGGATAATTTTTCGGTTACTATTAACATTTAAAAATGCACGAGGTATCACACCCTATCCCCCTCCTTCAAATAATATCCCCTGGCATTCGTCGTATTCCTCCGGTAATATTCGGGGTCCGATAACCGGGCATCTTCCAGAAGCTTAAAATTTTTCACCTGGCTGCCGGTTTTGAAAACCTGATTGCCCTGGTTGCCGCGGGAGGAGTGTTCAGATACCAATCCGGTGGAAAAAACAATGACTTTATGCTTATTGGTAATGCCGGCCAGATCTGCTTCCGATTGGAAGTGGCGGATAAGGAGCAGCTTTTGCTCTTTGTGGTAGGCGTTTTGCAACACACTACGCGATGCTTTGTAGGCAGACAGGCTAACCCGGTCAACCTTCCCATTGCTGTAGCAGAATATCATGAACCCGGAATAGTCAACCGTGGCTACCCGGTAAATTTCTCGTTCGCCGGGAAGGAGTTGGCCGTCTAAACTAAACCCTTCAACATCTGCTTCGTCGAGCCCGGTTTGGCGATACACTCTCGCCTGGTCCGTGAAAATCAAAAGGTCAACCGGCTCGTTATCCCATTCTTCCTGGACTTCACGGGAAGCGAATGGCCTGGGCGTTTCCTTTCCGTTTTCTTCTTCCCGGGGCAGGACAAAAGTTCCGGTGGGCTCACCGGAAACCAGTTGTTTTTCCGGAGGTATCGGTGTGCTTTCCGTATCTCGACGAGGTTCTGATACCCGCTTGGCTGCTATTTCCCCCGACCTCTTTTCGAGCAGCACCCACAGCTTTTCCAACGCCTCCTCCGGCGCGTATTTGTAGTGCGACCACCGCACCCGGAAGAACTCCCATTTGGCGCGCTCCAGGATCAATTGCCGTTCGATATCATTTTGCAGGGCGTCTCCTTCGTGGTAGCGGTCCCCATCGCATTCTACGGCAATCTTTTTACCGTTGGGCAGGTGCACTACCAGGTCGATCCGGTAAGGGCCTACTTTAAATTGGGGCTCTGCCACATAATTACGGCGGATGAGCTCCTGATAAATGTCCACCTCAAACCAGCTGTCGAATGGGCGGGGCGGCTTCTGGCTGCGGTCTTCGGGAATGATAATGTCTATCTCCGGCTCCCGGATGCTTTGGGTATGGAAATAGTGCAACAACTGGTACCGGAAATCAATGGGGTTGAAGTCATCTTCCTGCACAGAGTGGAAAAGCCATACTTGCTCCTTCGCCCGGCTCATGGCCACGTTGAAGCGGCGGCGGTGGCTATCTCCGGTGAGGGACCGCCGCCGGTGATCGTGGGCGGTGACCAACGACAAAAAGATTACATCGCGCTCATCGCCCTGGAAATCCGGCGGCGTACCGCAGACGATCTTGCGCTCCTGAAAATCCTTGGGCGAAATCTCTTCCCGCAGCAGCCGGTCGACCTCAACACTTTGATTGTTTCCCTGAAGAGCAATGACGCCAAAGGTTTTTTCCGCATACGACTCGTCTGTGAGCAGATACTTGATCTTGTCTACGATGGCCCGCGCTTCGGGTAGATTGCGGTTATTATCGAACGTGCCACGGGGTACAAAATACGGCGCCAGCGGGTCGAGGCGCTTCGAGGAGTATTGTTTCAAAGGCACCAGCTCGATGCCCTGCGGCCGGTAGCACAGCTGATTGGAAAACTCGATGATCTCCGGCATGCAGCGAAAATGCTCCCGCAGGGATATCCGTTGCCCGGCCATGGCGTCGATGTGTTCAAAAAAGCTGTGCTTGGTATTGTAAAACTCCTGGTCGGGAATACCCCTGAGGTGAGTGCGGATCAGGTCGTTGACCTGATCGATCTGCACTCCTACATTTTCCGGAGCGGTCTGCTGGTCGTCGCCCACTACAATGATCTTTCTGGTGATGTATTTCAGGAACAAAGCCTCCGGCCCCAGTTGGCTGGCCTCGTCGATGATCACCACATCAAAGGTTTCCGGCTCGGGGCCCAGCGTATCCACCAGCCGATACATGGGCATGATCCAGCAGGGGATGTCTTTGCTGATCCTTTGCAGCAGCGCCTGGGCTTTGCGGCGGTACTGAAAGGACAGCTTGCCCTTGCCGCCGGCATGCCTCACCGCCTGTGTCCATCTGGTCAGTTGCCGGTTCAATTCGTCCGGGCTTTTCAGGTTCTCGATGAAACTGCTGGTTGCTTTGCTTTTCAAGTATTGGAGAGCCGTCTCCCGAATGTCCGCCTCATTCCGCGCCAGCGCCCGGTACTTATCATCGATGGAGTCTGAAAACCGCTGAGCCAGCTCAAAGCGGGCGTTGGCCCAGTACACCGCTTTTTCCACTTCCTCTTTATCAAGGTAAGGCAATGGCCCGGTGTAGTGTAAACGGGCAATGGTGTCCCCAAAATGATCCGCCAGTACTTCTCCATTTACCTGCATCTTCCGATAGTTGGCCTCCAGTACGGACAGCCGACTGGCGTTCTCGTAGGGTTCCTCATAGCGCATCCAGTCCGTTGCCGCCAGGCTTTGTTTTAGAGCGGTTAGATTCTCGCTTTCTCCCTCCAGGCTGTCCAGGTATTCCCGGGCATCCGCCACCTTCCTTTGCATGGCCGTTATTTCCTCCTGAAGAAAACGGGCATGTACGGCTTTTTGCAACAGGAATGTCGCTTCCGGTTGCTCCAGGGATTCTTCCGTTTGCTGAAAGATGCCCTGCAGGTCTCTCCTGGTGGATAGATACGGCGGGTAATTTTCCAGCAGTTCATTGAGCTGGGTACGGTAACTTCGGTACGTTTCCAGTTTTCGCCTGGGGTCCCTATCTTGTGTATCATAGGGTGCCCAGATTTCGTCCAGTTCGGTGAGGGCCAGCTGTATTTCGGCGTATTGGGCCAGGACTTTCAGTTCATTGGCCAGAAGGCAGGGATGGCCGTTTACCCGGCATTCTTCGAAAATATAACGGCGGTTCTTGATCTCTTTGGGCAACAGGAGGGGCTGTAAAATTCCACTCAGTTTTTTCCCCTGATTCACATAATCGAACACCACCGCAACATCCGCTTTCAATTGGCGGGCAGAGACTCCGGGCGGAATGCTGATTTCGTATTGCCGCACCAGTTCTTCCACATTGTATTCGGCAAGCTCCCGTACCAATTCGTCGGAGCGCTGCGCCAGTTTTTGCCAACGAGTAGGCTGCCCGGCGCGAAGCGCCTCCTGAGCTTCCTGATTCCATTCGGCAGCGGCCGGCAGCAGGTTTTTCAACCTCGAAAAGCTATCCACCAGGCTTTCCAGTTCTTCCGGCTTCATTTCAATATGGGCCTGCAGCGCGTTCCCTTCGTATTGCTCCCGGTATTCTTCCCGGCATTCTTTCAGCCTTTTCAGTTCGGCCGGCGTGGGTAGTCGCGATAGGGTGGGGATGGGCTGGGCTTCCAGGGAAAAGCCGGCCTCCCGGATGGACTGAAACCACCCATACCATTCCATCAAAGCGTCGGACAGTTGGAGCGCTGCCGGCAAGTCGGTTATCAGGCTTTTCATCCAGCCGTACAGTGTTTCCTCCTCCAGGATGCGGCTTGTCAGTTCCAGCAAGGAGCCATCGTTATAGGCCTGGTTCAGGTGAGCGGGGCGGCTGTCGGCTTGCTGCAATGTTTTGATGTCGTTGATCAGCTCCGCCCGCTCTTCGCGCAGGGTTTGCAGTTCCTTTTTGTCCCTGTTGATCCGCTTTGCCGTCTCTTCCGGCCGGTAGCCGTTGATGGATTCCTGCAGCTGGCGCACGCTTCTGGCCAGCTCGCTCTCCCGGCGGTTGGTGCCGTCCAGAAAATAGATGACCAGGTCGAGGAACGCTTCGGGTAGATGGTTGCGCAGGGCTTTCAGTGCCTGGTCGGTCTGGGCTGTGACCAGCACCTTCTTGCCCTGGCTGAGCAGGTAGGTGATGATATTGGCAATGGTATGCGACTTGCCCGTACCCGGAGGACCCTGTACCAGCACCACGTCCCGCTCCCCGATGCGGCGAGCGATCTGCATCTGCTCGGCATTGCTCTCCTTGGGCAGAATGATCTCTTCGTCGGATACCTGCCAGGAGTGATTGCCTATCGTCCTTCCTTCAGGTAAGTTGTCCAATGCATAAACCACCCGGTCCAGCAGGCCGAGCTGGAAACCGTCTTCCTGTGCGTTGAGGTGCTGGAGAATGGACTCGAAAAGAACGGTATAGCTGCGCAGGCTGCGCTCCCGGAAAAGGATCACCGGCGCATAGTAAATGGTGGGTTCAGCCGGCAGCGACTCTGGAGCGTATTCGGAGGTATTGTATTCCGCATCGGAGCTGAGGTTGCTGGCGAAGGCCTGAAGGGCATTGATCCGGATCATTTCCAGGGCTTCCCAAAAATCCAGTTCCTCTTCCTGCAGCTTTTGCTGTAAAACAGCCGTCGCCGACGGCACGGAGAAACCGGCCAGCCCGGAGAGGAAGTCGTTTTCTACCTGAAACAACTCCTGCTCAACGGATAAATTCACCCGGATAAAGCCGGTATCGGAAATTTCGATCTCCAGGGGGATGGTAACCAATGGGCGCCGTATGGCGGGCGATGTCCGCCAGCAAAACAGCCCGACGCCCAGCAACAACTCGTAGCGCTCGCTGAAAGAGCCCAACTTGTTGGCGGCGTCAAAGAACTGATCGTAGGTTTTTTTCTCCGCTTCGTAGGCGGCCAGCAACTCCAGATATTCCGCCTGCTGCTCTTTCCATTGGGACAATGTATGCAGGAACATATCTATCTGTTCCTCCAGTCCGGGCTCCTCTTCCAGCAGCAGCACTTCCTCATTCTGTTCGATCGTTTCCCGAATGACAGGAGCAGATTCCAGCTCGTATATCTGCCCTTCCAGCCAGGGGCGCCAGGCTTCTTTTACCTCCGGCCGCTCTGGCTCCGCTGGCCGCTTGGGCCGGGGCAGCGTCAGCAAAAGGGCTTCTTCTCCCATCTCGTGATCCAGCAGGCGGGAGCGGGCCCCTTCATAGTGGGCTATTTCTTCCAGCC
This genomic window contains:
- a CDS encoding AAA family ATPase; translated protein: MSKTKYSQLFRFLKEYYQLRETTVKDIATSRKYLHTCWLEEIAHYEGARSRLLDHEMGEEALLLTLPRPKRPAEPERPEVKEAWRPWLEGQIYELESAPVIRETIEQNEEVLLLEEEPGLEEQIDMFLHTLSQWKEQQAEYLELLAAYEAEKKTYDQFFDAANKLGSFSERYELLLGVGLFCWRTSPAIRRPLVTIPLEIEISDTGFIRVNLSVEQELFQVENDFLSGLAGFSVPSATAVLQQKLQEEELDFWEALEMIRINALQAFASNLSSDAEYNTSEYAPESLPAEPTIYYAPVILFRERSLRSYTVLFESILQHLNAQEDGFQLGLLDRVVYALDNLPEGRTIGNHSWQVSDEEIILPKESNAEQMQIARRIGERDVVLVQGPPGTGKSHTIANIITYLLSQGKKVLVTAQTDQALKALRNHLPEAFLDLVIYFLDGTNRRESELARSVRQLQESINGYRPEETAKRINRDKKELQTLREERAELINDIKTLQQADSRPAHLNQAYNDGSLLELTSRILEEETLYGWMKSLITDLPAALQLSDALMEWYGWFQSIREAGFSLEAQPIPTLSRLPTPAELKRLKECREEYREQYEGNALQAHIEMKPEELESLVDSFSRLKNLLPAAAEWNQEAQEALRAGQPTRWQKLAQRSDELVRELAEYNVEELVRQYEISIPPGVSARQLKADVAVVFDYVNQGKKLSGILQPLLLPKEIKNRRYIFEECRVNGHPCLLANELKVLAQYAEIQLALTELDEIWAPYDTQDRDPRRKLETYRSYRTQLNELLENYPPYLSTRRDLQGIFQQTEESLEQPEATFLLQKAVHARFLQEEITAMQRKVADAREYLDSLEGESENLTALKQSLAATDWMRYEEPYENASRLSVLEANYRKMQVNGEVLADHFGDTIARLHYTGPLPYLDKEEVEKAVYWANARFELAQRFSDSIDDKYRALARNEADIRETALQYLKSKATSSFIENLKSPDELNRQLTRWTQAVRHAGGKGKLSFQYRRKAQALLQRISKDIPCWIMPMYRLVDTLGPEPETFDVVIIDEASQLGPEALFLKYITRKIIVVGDDQQTAPENVGVQIDQVNDLIRTHLRGIPDQEFYNTKHSFFEHIDAMAGQRISLREHFRCMPEIIEFSNQLCYRPQGIELVPLKQYSSKRLDPLAPYFVPRGTFDNNRNLPEARAIVDKIKYLLTDESYAEKTFGVIALQGNNQSVEVDRLLREEISPKDFQERKIVCGTPPDFQGDERDVIFLSLVTAHDHRRRSLTGDSHRRRFNVAMSRAKEQVWLFHSVQEDDFNPIDFRYQLLHYFHTQSIREPEIDIIIPEDRSQKPPRPFDSWFEVDIYQELIRRNYVAEPQFKVGPYRIDLVVHLPNGKKIAVECDGDRYHEGDALQNDIERQLILERAKWEFFRVRWSHYKYAPEEALEKLWVLLEKRSGEIAAKRVSEPRRDTESTPIPPEKQLVSGEPTGTFVLPREEENGKETPRPFASREVQEEWDNEPVDLLIFTDQARVYRQTGLDEADVEGFSLDGQLLPGEREIYRVATVDYSGFMIFCYSNGKVDRVSLSAYKASRSVLQNAYHKEQKLLLIRHFQSEADLAGITNKHKVIVFSTGLVSEHSSRGNQGNQVFKTGSQVKNFKLLEDARLSDPEYYRRNTTNARGYYLKEGDRV